A region of Novipirellula aureliae DNA encodes the following proteins:
- the tig gene encoding trigger factor gives MSTSTEPETNPVSDEKKTIQLQSKVESPSACVREVVVTIPHQEVERYLKDAYDEIVPEASVSGFRAGRAPRKLVEKQFRDRVREQVKGTLLMDSLAQVSENEEFSAIGEPDFDFESIELPEDDGDFKYQFTIEVRPDFETPTWKGLELTKQVEEISDDDVQESLQRVLSRYATLEATDEPAELGDKLVVDIKFTDNGKLLSKLEEERVTFCNRLSLSDGVIEDFGTLMKDATEDDVRTGKVKLSDSVADEALRGTEVDAEIRVVEVLKSELPKLTPSFLEELGDFESEEELRDFVRDSLVRQADYRTQQKMRETVVEKLAGNADFELPETLVTRQTQRELQRKVLELRRSGFDEDNIRRFVNAARQNAKASTESSLREHFILEKIAEEENVDAEAADYDAEIALISQQSDMTERKTRARLEKSGQMDAVRNQIVERKVIEMIVEAATITEEKVEKTDGDEHEEFAVYHNVLSTREEGSIPEAKYEDNTPKGAEKENEKE, from the coding sequence ATGTCTACTTCCACCGAGCCCGAAACCAATCCCGTTTCTGATGAAAAGAAAACGATTCAACTGCAATCCAAGGTCGAAAGCCCTAGCGCTTGCGTACGGGAAGTGGTTGTGACAATTCCCCATCAAGAGGTTGAACGTTATCTGAAAGACGCTTATGACGAGATTGTTCCCGAAGCGAGCGTGTCTGGCTTTCGCGCAGGCCGCGCGCCTCGCAAGTTAGTCGAAAAACAGTTTCGTGATCGCGTTCGCGAGCAGGTCAAAGGGACGCTGTTGATGGATTCGCTTGCTCAAGTCAGCGAGAATGAAGAGTTCTCCGCCATTGGCGAGCCCGATTTTGACTTCGAATCGATCGAACTGCCCGAAGATGATGGCGATTTTAAATACCAGTTCACAATCGAGGTCCGCCCCGATTTCGAAACCCCGACCTGGAAAGGTCTCGAACTGACGAAGCAGGTTGAAGAGATTTCTGACGATGACGTTCAAGAATCTCTCCAGCGTGTCCTCAGCCGTTATGCGACACTCGAAGCAACGGACGAACCGGCAGAACTCGGCGACAAACTCGTTGTCGACATCAAGTTCACCGATAACGGAAAGCTACTTTCCAAACTGGAGGAGGAACGTGTCACATTCTGTAATCGTCTAAGTTTGTCCGATGGAGTGATCGAAGACTTCGGGACATTGATGAAGGATGCAACCGAAGACGACGTTCGAACTGGCAAGGTTAAACTTAGCGACAGCGTTGCTGATGAAGCATTGCGTGGAACCGAAGTGGATGCTGAAATTCGCGTTGTCGAAGTGCTCAAGAGCGAACTGCCGAAGTTGACCCCCTCGTTCCTTGAAGAGCTGGGTGATTTTGAGTCGGAAGAAGAATTGCGAGACTTCGTTCGCGATTCTCTGGTTCGCCAAGCCGATTATCGAACGCAGCAAAAGATGCGTGAAACGGTTGTTGAAAAGTTGGCTGGGAATGCTGACTTCGAACTTCCCGAAACATTGGTCACTCGTCAAACTCAACGAGAACTCCAACGCAAAGTATTGGAACTCCGACGCAGCGGTTTCGATGAGGACAATATTCGCCGGTTTGTGAATGCCGCTCGACAAAACGCAAAAGCGTCGACGGAATCATCGCTTCGAGAGCACTTTATCCTCGAGAAAATTGCCGAGGAGGAAAATGTTGACGCTGAGGCTGCCGATTACGATGCGGAAATCGCTCTGATCTCTCAGCAAAGCGATATGACCGAACGCAAAACGCGTGCTCGCCTCGAAAAGAGCGGCCAGATGGACGCGGTTCGTAACCAAATCGTTGAACGCAAGGTGATCGAAATGATTGTCGAAGCGGCAACCATCACGGAAGAAAAGGTCGAGAAAACCGATGGTGATGAGCATGAGGAATTCGCGGTCTATCATAATGTCTTGTCCACTCGCGAAGAGGGAAGTATCCCCGAAGCGAAATACGAGGACAACACACCGAAGGGTGCTGAGAAAGAAAACGAGAAGGAATAG